CGCTGCTCCCCTATGTCGTCAAGCGCGCTGCTTGTCAGCGAGCTGACCAAAACGGATATTTACGGGAACATCGGACGTATGTTCAAAACGGCGGCCGTTCCGTTTGCCCTGACGTGCCTTTTATACCTTCTGCCGCAGTCCGCCGGCGGCGCGATGGATGCGGCGCAGGCTTCGCTTCAGCTCTTCCGGCAGAATTTCCGCCTGCCCCTCGTTGTGATTCTGCCCGCGGTGCTGATTCTGGCGCTCGCGCTGTTCCGCGTGAACGTGAAAATCGCGATGCTGGCGAGTATCGCCGCAGGCGCCGCCGTCTGTCTTTTCGCCCAGGGAATGACGGTTCCGGCCCTCCTGCGCTGCCTGATTTTCGGCTATTCCACCGGCAGCGCGAAGCTTTCGGCCCTGATGGGCGGCGGCGGGCTGATTTCCATGGCACGGGCGGGCGCTATCGTGATGATCTCGTCGTCGTATTTCGGAATCTTCAACAAAACAAACCTGATGGACGGCGTGGACCGGGTTGTGGAAAAGCTGTCCGCCCATGTCCCGCCCTTCGGCACGACGCTGATCACATCTGTTTTCACGAGCATGATCAGCTGCAACCAGACGCTGGCCGTCATGCTCACCTATCAGCTGAACAAGGCGGAAATCCCCGACCGGGAGCGGCTCGCGATCACCCTCGAAAACACCGTGATCGTCGCGGCGCCCCTCATCCCGTGGAACATCGCGGCGGCGATGCCGCTCACGATCATCGAAGTGCCCGCCGCCTGCCTGCTGTTCGCATTCTACCTGTACCTGATCCCCCTGTGGAATTTCGCCGCCGAACTCATCCGGGCAAAACGGGCCGCCCGCGCGCCTTCCGCCTGACCGCATGGAAAAGCATCGTAATTTTAATGATTCCTTCTAATTATGCTCAACATATTCAACAATCGTTCCATCTGTATGCTTTACTGTCATGTTGGCGCCAGTAGGTACTTTTTTCAAATCTTTTATGATTGTGGCACCATGCTTTAATAAATAATCCCTGTATTCAATCACTGAATCAACCAAAAACGTTGCTTTTGTATCACGAAAGGGTTCCAAAGATTTTTCAGAACCACACAGGATCAAAACGTTTTCAACCTGCGCTAATTCCAGATTTACTTCCCGATAGCGAAACCTTGAACTGCATTTTTTATGAAATAGACCCTCATAGAACTCTATTGCGGTGTTTATATCATGCACATAGATTCTAATCAATACCTGTTTGACGATCATTTTTTATTCCCCCAAATCTGATCATCCTCAGTTCCATGGAAATTTCTGCCTGCCCCTGTTATATCACCAGTAGCGGCTCCGCTCCATTGTCCTAGGGTTCCGGCAATCCGCGCTTCGGAAAACAAAAATACGGCTAAGGAAAAAATCCTTAGCCGTATTAAATATACAGACCTTACATGGGATAACCACTTGTATGCTTTCGCATGGCGCTGATTCAAATATATCGCGCGAACTTCGTTTGTTCATTCTGTATAACATTTTCTATTATATTCGGTTTCCCCCGGCTTGTCAAGGGGTTTTTCCAAATTTTTTCAAATTCCCAGCAGCGGGCCGGCGGCCTGCTGCAGCTTTTCGATCACCCGCTCCGATTCCGCGCGGGTTTTTCCCTTGGCGGAAAGGTAGACCTTGATCTTCGGCTCCGTGCCGGAAGGGCGCACCATCAGCTTGCTGCCGTTTCCCATGCGGTATTCCAGCACGTTCGATTTCGGCAGGCCGATTTTGGTGACGGAGTCTCCGTCGCGGCGCCGGCTCAGCAGGTAGTCGCTGCTTCCGCAGACCCGGCAGCCCGCGATCTCCGCAGGCGCTTCGCGGCGCAGGTGCTCCATGATGGAATCCATCTTCTTCATGCCGTCTTCGCCCGCGAACCCGAAGTTCATCAGCTTGTTGACATAATACCCGTACTTTTCATAAAGGCCGTTCATCGCGTCCACCAGCGTCTTTCCGGCGCGCTTGTAATCCAGCGTCATTTCGCAGATCAGCATGCTGGCGTCAACGGCGTCCTTATCGCGCACATAGCTGCCGGAAAGATAGCCGTAGCTCTCTTCGTAGCCGAAAATAAAGCGGTCGGCTTCGCCCTTCTGTTCCAGCTCGCCGATCTTTTCCCCGATGTATTTGAACCCGGTGAGGACTTTCTCCAGCTTCAGGCCGTACTCGGCGGCGACGCTGTCGTTCATGTCGGTGCTGACGATCGTGCTGATGACGACGGGGTCTTTCGGCATGGTGCCGTTTTCCAGCCGCTTCCTCGCGACGAAATCCATCAGGAGCACGCCGACCTCGTTTCCGGTCAGCAGGACGTAATCGCCGTTGTGGCGCACCGCGATTCCCGCGCGGTCGCAGTCGGGGTCGGTCGCGAGAAGCAGATCCGGCTTCACCTTTTCGCACAGCTCCAGGCCCTTCTGAAGCGCCTCGCGGATCTCGGGGTTCGGGAACGGGCAGGTCGGAAAATGGCCGTCCGGCTCCGCCTGCTCGGGCACGATCGTCACGTCGTTGATTCCGATCATGTCGAGGATGCGGGTGACGCACATTTTTCCGGTGCCGTTCAGCGGCGTGTAGACCACTTTCAGCCCGCCGCGGGTGTCCTTCAGCAGGCTGTGCCTTTTCACGTCGGCCAGAAACGCGTCGGCCACCTCCGGGCCGATCGGCACGATCAGGCCGTTGCGCACCGCCGTGTCGTAATCGTCGTGGCGGACATCGTCGAAAATATCCAGCCGGTTGATTTCCGCCAGCACGTCGTCCGCCATTTCCAGCGTGATCTGGCAGCCGTCGCTGCCGTACGCCTTATAGCCGTTGTACTGGGCCGGGTTGTGGCTTGCGGTGACGCAGATGCCCGCGTCGCATTTCAGATACCGCACCGCATAGGAAAGCGCGGGGGTCGGCATCAGCTGGGGGTACAGGTGCGCCGTGATCCCGTTCGCGGCGAGCACGCAGGCCGCTTCCCGGGCGAACCGGTCGGAGTTGATGCGGCTGTCGTGCGCGATGGCGACCGAGCCGCCCTTTTTCCGCCGGTTCAGGTAATTGGCAAGGCCCTGTGTGGCCTTGCGCACGGTGTAAATATTCATACGGTTGGTTCCGGCGCCCAAAATGCCGCGCAGGCCCCCCGTTCCGAATTCCAGATTGCGGTAGAACCGGTCTCTGATCTCCTCCGGCTTCCCCTCGATCGACTGCAGCTCTTTCGTCAGCTCGGGGTCCTCCAGGGGCGTATTCAACCATCTTTCATATTCTTTCATTTCCGTGTGTCCTCTCCTTCCGCCTGGTCGGGAATTTTGTTTCTTTCAGAGTATCATTTGTCTCCGGTTTTGTCAATCCGGCAAAACCGGCTGCTATCTGTCCGGTAATTTTATGATATTTGTGACAATTCCGGCATCCGTAATGTCTAAAATGCCATAGGTCGCGCCGCCCCCGCAGAGCGAGCCGGGGTTCATCACATAAAGCCCCCGGTCGTATTCCGTCAGCGCGCGGTGCGTGTGGCCGAACAGTACGACGTCCGCTTTCCGGGCCCGCGCGGCCTCTTTGACTTTTTCCATCCCGTATTTTACGCCATAAAGATGACCATGCGTATAAAATATTTTCCTGTGCTCCAGAACGATGTCCCCCTCGCGCGGAAGGCTGGAGCCCCAGTCGCAGTTCCCGCAGACCTGCAGGAACATTTTCCCGGGATGCAGCAGCCTCACTTCGGAAGCCTCATCCGCGCCGTCGCCCAGATGAATGACGACCTGCGCCTGCGGCTGGCACAAGACGGCCCGGCGCAGCGCCGAGCCATCCCTGTGCGTGTCCGAAACCACCAAAATTCTCATGACGGCCCTCCAGATCCTTCATATCCCCGGCCTGTCATTCATATGATAGTGCAAGGGGTGATAACGATATGCCAGCAAACAATGAAAAGCAGGTTTTACTGAACCTGCTCGCTCAGCGGCTTGGAAAAAAGCCAGAGGAGCTTCAGCAGCAGGCGCAAAACGGAAACCTGCAAAACCTTCTGAGCGGCATGGACCCGAACGACGCGGCAAAGCTTCAGCAGGTTCTGAGCGACCAGCAGGCCGTGCAGAAGCTGATGAGCTCCCCGCAGGCGCAGGCGCTGCTCAAAAAACTGCAGAACAAGTGATTTTCGGAAAGGCGTGAACAAATATGGATGACCTGGCCGGCAAAATCAATGAGCTGCTCAACAGCCCGGAAGGGATGGAACAACTGAAAAGCCTGGCCGATTCCCTTGGTCTGAACCAGTCCGCGCCTTCATCCGCCGCCCCCCGGCAGCAGAACCAGCAGAATCAGCAGAACCCCCTGCAGGGGCTCGATCTGAGCAAGCTTGCTTCTCTTCTGGGTTCCGCCGGAAATTCCGGCGGCGGGAACATAAATGCGCCGAATCCGCCCAATCAGGCGCAAAACAGCGCGCCCGATCTCAGCGCGCTGACTTCGCTGCTCTCCGGTCTTTCCGGCTCTTCCGGCCCCGCGGGCGGGGGCGGAGGGGCTCCGGCCGGGGGGCTGGCCCCGCTTGCGGGCCTTTTGGGCGGCGGCTCGGGACTGGACGGAGACACGCTGAAAGCCATGCTCCGGATCGCGCCGCTGCTTTCCGCCTTCCGGCAGGAAGACAACAGCACCCGGCTTCTGCACGCGCTTCGTCCGCTTTTGAGCGCCGAGCGCCAGAAAAAGCTGGATGAAGCCGCCCGGATGCTCCAGATGCTTCGCCTGCTCCCCCTGCTGAAGGGGAAGGGAATTCTCTGAACCACGCGCGGGAAAGGACTGATTTCTCATGGCAGCCTATGACAGCAACGATATGCAGCGGATGCAGCAGGATGCGATCCGGCGCGTCCAGGAAATGCACACCCGCGCCCAGCAGTCCCTCAACCGGATTCCGGAGCCGCCGAGGCCGGCGGAACCGGCCCCGAAGCGGACGGCCCCGCCGCCGCTTTCGCGGCCCGGCCACAGTCAGGCGCAGCAGCCGCAGCAGGAACCGCCGCCCCACCCGGAGCCGCAGGCCCCGCCGGCGCAGATTTCTCGCGAGCCGCCGGACGGCGGGCAGGAAACGTCGCTGGCAGGCCTGTTCGACGGGCTTCTTCAGGACGGCGAACGCACCCTGATTCTGGTGCTGATCCTTCTGCTGGTTTCGGAAAAGGCGGATACCAGCCTGATTTTCGCCCTGATGTACCTCGTGATCTGAGGCGTTTTATTTTTTCTGGTCGTCCGCGCGGATCGCCGCGACATAATACGTCTTTCCATCCTCGGCCTTCTGCAGCACATATTCCATATATTTCACCGGCGTGGGCTTTGCGACCTCGCTGGCCGTATCGCTGCGCCATTCGTCGCTGGCGGCGACATAGCCGACCCTCAGGACATCCTGGGAGCCGGAGCGCCTGCTGCTGACCGTATAGGGCGCAAAGCTGGTCTGGGAGCTGTACGGGGAAACGTGGAAGACGTTCTCCTTGCCGTCGTATTCAAAGAAGGTCTCATCCTTCGGGTTGGACGGCTGAAGCTCGCACGACGGGCCGAACAGCTCGTGGCAGGCGTCCACCACGTCGCCCAGCGGCACCAGCGTGCGGCCGGTGTCGTCGTAATTGTTGTAATCCGCTCCGTTGACCGTGACGGCCCGCCACAGCGAGGCCTTCATGATCATTTCCTCGTCGGCTTCGCCGATGCTTTCAAAAGGCTCGGGGTCCTGCATGACGATGGCCGACAGGAACGTGTCGTACGCGCGCAGCTGGCTGTCGTCCGTCGCGGCCCGGTAAATCTGCCGGCCGACGCCGATGACGATGGCCGCGATCCCCACAAACGCCAGCGCAATGACAAGAGCGCCCACGCCGATTCCGTAGCGGTAGCGGCCGTGCCGTTTCGGGGGCGCGGCCGCCGCGGCATCCTCCGCTTCCAGCTCGGCGGGGTCCTCCAGCGAGATCTTCTGAGGCGCGGATTCGCCCGGCTCCGGTTCCGGCGCCGCTTTTTTGGTCAGAAGGACGTCGTCCTCGTTCGTCTTTCCTTCCGGCAGAAAGTCGTCCATCTCCGGCTCCGGCTCGGCTTCCGGAACCGCTGGGGGCGGATTCGCCACCTTTTTCGCGGTTTCCTTCACCGCGCGCACCGTGGCGTTCGCCGCCGCGTTCAGCGTGGAGTTGAGCTTTTCCGTCTGCCGTTCCGCCGGCGGTTCCTTTTTTTTATGCCTGCGGCGCGATTTTGATTTCGGTTTGGGAGCATAGGCCGAACGGTAATCGAAAGAAACCTCCTGGCCGCCATCCCCCTGCGTTTCGGGGGATGGGCCGGTGCCGGCCTGCGTCTGCCGGTCATCCGAAAGCCCGGCCTGCGCCCGATTTTCCTGTGGATTTTTATCTTTCTGATTTTCGTCCATTGGCCTCTTCCTTTTTTCCGTTAGATTCTGATCTGCCCGTTCCCGACGACGACGAATTTCCACGACGTCAGCTCGTTGACCCCCATAGGCCCGCGCGCATGAAGCTTCTGGGTGGAGATTCCGATCTCCGCGCCCAGCCCGAACTCGCCGCCATCCGTAAAGCGGGTGGAGGCGTTGACATAGACGGCCGCGGAATCGACGCGCGCCGTAAATTCCTCGGCGCTGCGGACGCTCTGTGTCACAATGGCTTCGCTGTGCCCGGAGGAGTATTTCGCGATGTGCCCGATCGCGTCGTCCAGGGAATCGACCACCTTCACCGCCAGGATATAATCGGAGTACTCCGTCTCCCAGTCTTCCTCCGTCGCCGGGACAAGCCGTTCATCCGGGCCGCCCAGAATCCGCAGGGAGCGTTCGCAGCAGCGAAGCTCCACGTTTTTCTCATCCAGCCGCTTTTTGACGAGCGGCAATATCTGCTCCGCCGAGGCGCGGTGCACCAGAATCGTTTCGACCGCGTTGCAGACCGAAGGGCGGGAGGTTTTCGCGTTGAAAACGATGTTGGCCGCCATTTCGGGGTCGGCGCTTTCATCCACAAAGATGTGGCAGTTGCCCACGCCGGTTTCGATGACCGGCACGCGGGAGTTCTTCGTCACGGAGCGGATCAGGCCCGCCCCGCCGCGAGGGATCAGCACGTCGAGGTATTCGGTCAGGTTCATCAGCCCCAGCGCGCTTTCGTGGCTGGTATCGCCCACGAGCTGGATGCCGTCCTCCGGCAGGCCGGCCCTTGCGGCGGCGGCCCGCATGATATCGACAATCGCCGTGTTGGAACGGATGGCCTCTTTGCCGCCGCGCAGAATGATCGCGTTGCCCGCCTTCAGGCAGAGCGCCGCCGCATCCGAAGTCACGTTCGGGCGCGCTTCAAAGATCATGCCGATCACGCCGAGCGGCACCGTTACCTTTTCAATCCGAAGGCCGTTGGGCCGCACCCCGCCGGAAATCACGCGCCCCACGGGGTCGGCCTGGGCGGCCACCTGGCGCACCCCCTCCGCCATCCCCGCGATGCGCCCCGGGTTCAGGGCGAGCCGGTCCAGCATCGCTTCGCTCATGCCGCTTTCCTTCGCGCTCTGAAGGTCCCGCCGGTTCGCGGCCAGAATTTCGTCCCGGCGCGCTTCGAGCGCGCCGGCGATTTCCAGAAGCCAGACGTCCTTTTTCGGGCCCGCAGTCGCGAGCGCCCGCGCGGCCTCTTTCGCGCGCCTTCCCATGTTCTCCAGTTCCGTCATGCAGAAGTCCCCCTTTCCGAAATCCAGGCTACCGGCCTTCTCCGGCTTCAAAGATCGTGCCGATCTCCTCCCCGTCGAACAGGCGGTAGAGATCCTCCGGTTTTTCCCCGTTGATGATGCAGCAGGCGATTCCCGCTTCCTCCGTGATCTCGGCAGCCTTGATTTTTGTGCGCATGCCGCCCGTGCCGCGCTGAGAGCCTTCGCTGCCCGCCAGGGCGCGGATTTCGTCGGTGATCTTCTCCACGCGCCGAATCCGCTTCGCCTGCGGATTCACTCTGGGGTCGGCATCGTAAAGCCCGTCGATGTCGGTCAAAATCACGAGCAGATCGGCCTGCGCCAGCACCGCCACCGTGGCGGAAAGCGTGTCGTTGTCCCCGAAATGCGCGCCCGCCAGCTCAT
This window of the Ruminococcaceae bacterium BL-6 genome carries:
- a CDS encoding Sodium:proton antiporter, giving the protein MAELLTLGLFLAGLLACIVGGFSVLYALVFGLICFFCYAVSRGHPVRDVLLMIRDGVRTVKNILIVFALIGMMTALWRAGGTIPWLIVYAMGLIDPRFFILFTFLLCSLMSFLIGTSFGTVGTMGVICMTIARALSLNPLWIGGAVLSGIYFGDRCSPMSSSALLVSELTKTDIYGNIGRMFKTAAVPFALTCLLYLLPQSAGGAMDAAQASLQLFRQNFRLPLVVILPAVLILALALFRVNVKIAMLASIAAGAAVCLFAQGMTVPALLRCLIFGYSTGSAKLSALMGGGGLISMARAGAIVMISSSYFGIFNKTNLMDGVDRVVEKLSAHVPPFGTTLITSVFTSMISCNQTLAVMLTYQLNKAEIPDRERLAITLENTVIVAAPLIPWNIAAAMPLTIIEVPAACLLFAFYLYLIPLWNFAAELIRAKRAARAPSA
- a CDS encoding Glyoxalase-like domain protein, producing MIVKQVLIRIYVHDINTAIEFYEGLFHKKCSSRFRYREVNLELAQVENVLILCGSEKSLEPFRDTKATFLVDSVIEYRDYLLKHGATIIKDLKKVPTGANMTVKHTDGTIVEYVEHN
- the pgcA gene encoding Phosphoglucomutase — protein: MKEYERWLNTPLEDPELTKELQSIEGKPEEIRDRFYRNLEFGTGGLRGILGAGTNRMNIYTVRKATQGLANYLNRRKKGGSVAIAHDSRINSDRFAREAACVLAANGITAHLYPQLMPTPALSYAVRYLKCDAGICVTASHNPAQYNGYKAYGSDGCQITLEMADDVLAEINRLDIFDDVRHDDYDTAVRNGLIVPIGPEVADAFLADVKRHSLLKDTRGGLKVVYTPLNGTGKMCVTRILDMIGINDVTIVPEQAEPDGHFPTCPFPNPEIREALQKGLELCEKVKPDLLLATDPDCDRAGIAVRHNGDYVLLTGNEVGVLLMDFVARKRLENGTMPKDPVVISTIVSTDMNDSVAAEYGLKLEKVLTGFKYIGEKIGELEQKGEADRFIFGYEESYGYLSGSYVRDKDAVDASMLICEMTLDYKRAGKTLVDAMNGLYEKYGYYVNKLMNFGFAGEDGMKKMDSIMEHLRREAPAEIAGCRVCGSSDYLLSRRRDGDSVTKIGLPKSNVLEYRMGNGSKLMVRPSGTEPKIKVYLSAKGKTRAESERVIEKLQQAAGPLLGI
- a CDS encoding Phosphoesterase: MRILVVSDTHRDGSALRRAVLCQPQAQVVIHLGDGADEASEVRLLHPGKMFLQVCGNCDWGSSLPREGDIVLEHRKIFYTHGHLYGVKYGMEKVKEAARARKADVVLFGHTHRALTEYDRGLYVMNPGSLCGGGATYGILDITDAGIVTNIIKLPDR
- a CDS encoding conserved protein of unknown function (Evidence 4 : Unknown function but conserved in other organisms); amino-acid sequence: MPANNEKQVLLNLLAQRLGKKPEELQQQAQNGNLQNLLSGMDPNDAAKLQQVLSDQQAVQKLMSSPQAQALLKKLQNK
- a CDS encoding conserved protein of unknown function (Evidence 4 : Unknown function but conserved in other organisms), with translation MDDLAGKINELLNSPEGMEQLKSLADSLGLNQSAPSSAAPRQQNQQNQQNPLQGLDLSKLASLLGSAGNSGGGNINAPNPPNQAQNSAPDLSALTSLLSGLSGSSGPAGGGGGAPAGGLAPLAGLLGGGSGLDGDTLKAMLRIAPLLSAFRQEDNSTRLLHALRPLLSAERQKKLDEAARMLQMLRLLPLLKGKGIL
- a CDS encoding conserved protein of unknown function (Evidence 4 : Unknown function but conserved in other organisms) gives rise to the protein MAAYDSNDMQRMQQDAIRRVQEMHTRAQQSLNRIPEPPRPAEPAPKRTAPPPLSRPGHSQAQQPQQEPPPHPEPQAPPAQISREPPDGGQETSLAGLFDGLLQDGERTLILVLILLLVSEKADTSLIFALMYLVI
- a CDS encoding conserved protein of unknown function (Evidence 4 : Unknown function but conserved in other organisms), which gives rise to MDENQKDKNPQENRAQAGLSDDRQTQAGTGPSPETQGDGGQEVSFDYRSAYAPKPKSKSRRRHKKKEPPAERQTEKLNSTLNAAANATVRAVKETAKKVANPPPAVPEAEPEPEMDDFLPEGKTNEDDVLLTKKAAPEPEPGESAPQKISLEDPAELEAEDAAAAAPPKRHGRYRYGIGVGALVIALAFVGIAAIVIGVGRQIYRAATDDSQLRAYDTFLSAIVMQDPEPFESIGEADEEMIMKASLWRAVTVNGADYNNYDDTGRTLVPLGDVVDACHELFGPSCELQPSNPKDETFFEYDGKENVFHVSPYSSQTSFAPYTVSSRRSGSQDVLRVGYVAASDEWRSDTASEVAKPTPVKYMEYVLQKAEDGKTYYVAAIRADDQKK
- the proA gene encoding gamma-glutamyl phosphate reductase (Evidence 2a : Function from experimental evidences in other organisms; PubMedId : 16958849, 8083159, 21784929, 22720735; Product type e : enzyme) codes for the protein MTELENMGRRAKEAARALATAGPKKDVWLLEIAGALEARRDEILAANRRDLQSAKESGMSEAMLDRLALNPGRIAGMAEGVRQVAAQADPVGRVISGGVRPNGLRIEKVTVPLGVIGMIFEARPNVTSDAAALCLKAGNAIILRGGKEAIRSNTAIVDIMRAAAARAGLPEDGIQLVGDTSHESALGLMNLTEYLDVLIPRGGAGLIRSVTKNSRVPVIETGVGNCHIFVDESADPEMAANIVFNAKTSRPSVCNAVETILVHRASAEQILPLVKKRLDEKNVELRCCERSLRILGGPDERLVPATEEDWETEYSDYILAVKVVDSLDDAIGHIAKYSSGHSEAIVTQSVRSAEEFTARVDSAAVYVNASTRFTDGGEFGLGAEIGISTQKLHARGPMGVNELTSWKFVVVGNGQIRI